From a single Microbacterium murale genomic region:
- a CDS encoding DEAD/DEAH box helicase → MNEPTDESPATPGFEELGITGPVLAAIRGLGYETPSPIQAATIPTLLGGRDVVGMAQTGTGKTAAFALPVLERLDVSQKTPQALVLAPTRELALQVCEAFESYAAKMKGVHVLPVYGGQGYGVQLSALRRGVHVIVGTPGRIMDHLAKGTLDLSALKYLVLDEADEMLKMGFAEDVEQILAQTPAEKQVALFSATMPPQIRRLAQKYLHDAEEITVKSKTASSTNITQRYLVVSYQQKVDALTRILEVENFDGMIVFVRTKNETETLAEKLRARGYSAAAINGDVAQVQRERSVNQLKDGKLDILVATDVAARGLDVERISHVINYDIPTDTESYTHRIGRTGRAGRTGDAISFITPRERYLLKSIEKATRQAPTQMTLPSTDDVNTTRLARFDDGITAALAETSRIEAFRDIVAHYVRNHDVPEGDVAAALAVVAQGKTPLLLDPANDPLARSVEADNRPRRDSGDRPERGTGPRTERRSRSDYAPYRIEVGRRHRVEPRQIVGALANEGGLGRDDFGGIKINPDFSIVELPANLSPSVLDKLKDTRISGRLIEIKADRGAPGRRGGGSDGGARGGYERRERPSYGDRPARDDKPYRKPRHKD, encoded by the coding sequence TTGAACGAGCCCACCGACGAATCCCCCGCGACCCCCGGATTCGAGGAACTCGGCATCACCGGACCAGTCCTCGCGGCGATCCGCGGCCTCGGCTACGAGACCCCATCGCCCATCCAGGCGGCGACGATCCCGACGCTGCTCGGCGGCCGCGACGTCGTGGGCATGGCCCAGACCGGAACCGGCAAGACCGCCGCGTTCGCACTGCCGGTGCTCGAGCGACTCGACGTCTCCCAGAAGACACCGCAGGCCCTCGTGCTGGCGCCGACCCGTGAGCTCGCGCTCCAGGTCTGCGAGGCGTTCGAATCGTACGCCGCGAAGATGAAGGGCGTGCACGTCCTGCCCGTCTACGGCGGACAGGGATACGGCGTGCAGCTTTCTGCATTGCGCCGCGGCGTTCATGTCATCGTCGGCACTCCTGGTCGCATCATGGACCACCTCGCCAAGGGCACCCTCGACCTCTCCGCATTGAAGTACCTCGTACTCGACGAGGCAGACGAGATGCTGAAGATGGGCTTCGCCGAGGACGTCGAGCAGATCCTGGCGCAGACTCCGGCCGAGAAGCAGGTCGCCCTGTTCTCCGCGACGATGCCGCCGCAGATCCGACGCCTCGCGCAGAAGTACCTGCATGACGCCGAAGAGATCACGGTCAAGTCGAAGACCGCGTCGAGCACGAACATCACGCAGCGCTACCTCGTCGTCTCGTATCAGCAGAAGGTCGACGCCCTCACCCGAATCCTCGAGGTCGAGAACTTCGACGGCATGATCGTCTTCGTCCGCACGAAGAACGAGACCGAGACGCTGGCTGAGAAGCTGCGTGCACGCGGCTACTCCGCCGCCGCCATCAACGGCGACGTCGCACAGGTTCAACGCGAACGCAGCGTGAACCAGCTCAAGGACGGCAAGCTCGACATCCTCGTCGCCACCGATGTCGCCGCCCGTGGTCTGGACGTGGAACGCATCAGCCACGTCATCAACTACGACATCCCGACCGACACCGAGTCGTACACGCACCGCATCGGCCGCACCGGCCGTGCCGGGCGCACCGGAGACGCGATCAGCTTCATCACTCCGCGCGAGCGGTACCTGCTCAAGAGCATCGAGAAGGCAACCCGTCAGGCTCCGACTCAGATGACGCTGCCGAGCACAGATGACGTCAACACGACTCGTCTGGCACGCTTCGACGACGGCATCACCGCCGCGCTCGCAGAGACCAGCCGCATCGAAGCGTTCCGCGACATCGTCGCCCACTACGTGCGCAATCACGATGTGCCCGAGGGCGACGTCGCGGCGGCGCTCGCGGTCGTCGCACAGGGCAAGACTCCCCTGCTGCTCGACCCCGCGAATGATCCGCTGGCCAGGTCGGTCGAGGCCGACAATCGTCCGCGTCGTGACTCCGGGGATCGTCCGGAGCGCGGAACGGGCCCCCGCACTGAGCGTCGCAGTCGCAGCGACTACGCGCCGTACCGCATCGAGGTCGGCCGCCGCCACCGCGTCGAACCGCGTCAGATCGTCGGCGCGCTGGCCAACGAGGGCGGCCTCGGGCGCGATGACTTCGGCGGGATCAAGATCAACCCGGACTTCTCGATCGTGGAGCTGCCCGCGAACCTGAGCCCGTCGGTGCTCGACAAGCTCAAGGACACCCGCATCTCCGGACGCCTGATCGAGATCAAGGCCGACCGTGGAGCCCCCGGGCGTCGCGGCGGCGGCAGCGACGGCGGAGCGCGTGGCGGCTACGAGCGTCGCGAGCGTCCTTCCTACGGCGACCGTCCTGCACGCGACGACAAGCCGTACCGCAAGCCCCGTCACAAGGACTGA
- a CDS encoding long-chain-fatty-acid--CoA ligase encodes MTTFDPPRPWVASYAEGVPEDLAPVDGSLIDIVAASARDYPDAVALQFFGQETTYAEMQRAIDRAAAGLRDLGVRAGDPVAIVLPNCPQHIIAFYAVLRLGAVVVEHNPLYTPRELRKQFEDHGAKHAIVWSKVVKTVQEFPADLAVTSLISVDVTTAMPFLTRIALTLPIAKARESRAALTEKVRGAISWKQIVGTTPLPASHPRPVTDDLAIIQYTSGTTGTPKGAALTHRNLLSNAAQSKAWVPSIQRGQGCVVYAVLPMFHAYGLTLCLTFAMSMGARLVLFPKFDPDLVLDVVKKHPATFLPLVPPIAERLLKAAEARGTSLAGTEVAISGAMALPHELVVPFEAATGGYLVEGYGLSECSPVLMANPVAQNRVPGTVGLPLPGTECRVVDPENPTQDVEPGTPGELVVRGPQVFAGYYGKPEATEESFVDGWYRTGDIVTIDEFGFVRIVDRIKELIVTGGFNVAPTEVENALRQYPSVADAAVVGLHSDHSGEEVVAAIILDAGAELDEEAIRQFARSILTPYKVPRRIFVVDELPKSLIGKVLRRQVKEKLESLTSGG; translated from the coding sequence ATGACGACGTTCGATCCCCCTCGCCCCTGGGTCGCCAGCTACGCCGAGGGTGTTCCGGAAGATCTCGCCCCTGTCGACGGCTCGCTGATCGACATCGTCGCGGCATCCGCGCGGGATTATCCGGATGCTGTCGCCCTGCAGTTCTTCGGTCAGGAGACCACTTACGCCGAGATGCAGCGCGCCATCGACCGCGCGGCCGCCGGACTGCGCGATCTGGGTGTCCGAGCCGGTGATCCTGTCGCGATCGTGCTGCCGAACTGTCCGCAGCACATCATCGCCTTTTATGCCGTTCTGCGCCTCGGCGCAGTTGTCGTGGAGCACAACCCGCTGTACACACCACGCGAACTGCGCAAGCAGTTCGAAGATCACGGAGCGAAGCACGCGATCGTGTGGAGCAAGGTCGTGAAAACAGTGCAGGAGTTCCCCGCAGACCTCGCCGTGACGTCACTGATCTCGGTCGACGTCACCACGGCGATGCCGTTCCTGACCCGGATCGCGCTGACGCTGCCGATCGCAAAGGCGCGCGAGTCGCGCGCGGCCCTCACCGAGAAGGTGCGCGGTGCGATCTCGTGGAAGCAGATCGTCGGCACGACGCCGCTGCCGGCGTCGCATCCTCGACCTGTGACCGACGATCTCGCAATCATCCAGTACACATCCGGCACGACAGGAACCCCCAAGGGCGCAGCACTGACGCACCGCAACCTGCTCTCGAACGCCGCACAGTCGAAGGCATGGGTGCCGTCGATCCAGCGCGGACAGGGTTGCGTCGTCTACGCCGTGCTGCCGATGTTCCACGCCTACGGGCTCACGCTCTGCCTGACGTTCGCGATGTCGATGGGCGCCCGTCTCGTGCTCTTCCCGAAGTTCGATCCCGATCTGGTGCTCGATGTCGTGAAGAAGCACCCGGCGACCTTCCTGCCCCTGGTGCCTCCGATCGCCGAGCGCCTGCTGAAGGCAGCCGAAGCCAGAGGCACCTCACTCGCCGGTACAGAGGTCGCGATCTCGGGTGCCATGGCGCTGCCGCATGAACTGGTCGTGCCGTTCGAGGCGGCCACAGGAGGATACCTCGTCGAGGGCTACGGACTCAGCGAGTGCTCCCCCGTGCTGATGGCGAACCCTGTGGCGCAGAACCGCGTGCCCGGCACCGTCGGTCTGCCGCTGCCCGGTACCGAATGCCGCGTCGTCGATCCCGAGAATCCGACGCAGGACGTCGAGCCCGGTACGCCCGGCGAGCTCGTGGTCCGCGGCCCGCAGGTGTTCGCCGGGTATTACGGCAAGCCGGAGGCCACTGAGGAGTCGTTCGTCGACGGCTGGTACCGCACCGGCGACATCGTGACGATCGATGAGTTCGGATTCGTGCGGATCGTCGATCGCATCAAGGAGCTCATCGTCACTGGCGGCTTCAATGTCGCACCGACCGAGGTCGAGAACGCGCTGCGTCAGTATCCGTCCGTGGCGGATGCCGCAGTGGTCGGGCTGCACAGCGACCACTCCGGCGAAGAGGTCGTCGCCGCTATCATCCTGGATGCCGGCGCCGAGCTCGACGAGGAGGCCATCAGGCAGTTCGCCCGCAGCATCCTCACTCCGTACAAAGTGCCGCGCAGGATCTTCGTCGTGGACGAATTGCCGAAGTCCTTGATCGGCAAGGTGCTGCGTCGTCAGGTGAAGGAGAAGCTCGAGTCGTTGACGAGCGGCGGCTGA
- the gatC gene encoding Asp-tRNA(Asn)/Glu-tRNA(Gln) amidotransferase subunit GatC — MSEITPELVRHLGVLARIQLNDDEVTRLTGQLDAIVDNIAKVSEVATPDVAATSHPIPLANVFRPDVVGETLTHEQVLQNAPDAADGRFRVTAILGEEQ; from the coding sequence GTGTCTGAAATCACCCCTGAACTCGTGCGCCATCTCGGCGTGCTCGCACGCATCCAGCTGAATGACGACGAGGTGACGCGGCTCACGGGCCAGCTCGACGCCATCGTCGACAACATCGCGAAGGTGTCGGAGGTCGCGACGCCGGATGTGGCGGCCACCAGCCACCCCATCCCGCTCGCGAATGTGTTCCGGCCCGACGTGGTCGGAGAGACGCTCACGCACGAGCAGGTGCTGCAGAACGCACCGGATGCTGCGGACGGCCGTTTCCGCGTGACCGCGATCCTGGGAGAAGAGCAGTGA
- the gatA gene encoding Asp-tRNA(Asn)/Glu-tRNA(Gln) amidotransferase subunit GatA, which translates to MSDIIRWTAAELADKLAAGEVSSREATQAHLDRIAAVDGDVHAFLHVNDGALAAADAVDAQRAAGEKLGPLAGVPLAIKDVLVTTDQPTTSGSKILEGYMSPYDATVVARARAAGLVPLGKTNMDEFAMGSSTEHSAYGPTRNPWDLDRIPGGSGGGSAAAVAAFEAPLALGSDTGGSIRQPAHVTGTVGIKPTYGGVSRYGAIALASSLDQVGPVTRTVLDSGLLHDIIGGHDPKDSTSLTDAWPSFADAAREGARGDVLKGLKVGVIKELPDSGFQPGVAASFRASLDLLEANGAEIVEISTPHFEYGVAAYYLILPAEASSNLAKFDSVRFGLRVTPDGNPTVEDVMSATREAGFGDEVKRRIILGTYALSAGYYDAYYGSAQKVRTLIQRDFDNAFAEVDVIATPSAPTTAFKIGEKIDDPLQMYLNDVTTIPANLAGVPGISIPSGLAEEDGMPVGIQFLAPAHEDARLYRVGAALETALVDSWGAPLLTRAPQLAGGTR; encoded by the coding sequence GTGAGCGACATCATCCGCTGGACCGCCGCGGAGCTCGCGGACAAGCTCGCCGCGGGTGAGGTCTCCAGCCGCGAAGCCACCCAGGCCCACCTCGACAGGATCGCCGCTGTCGACGGTGATGTGCATGCGTTCCTGCATGTGAACGACGGCGCTCTCGCCGCGGCCGACGCGGTCGACGCCCAGCGCGCCGCGGGGGAGAAGCTCGGACCGCTCGCCGGCGTTCCGCTCGCGATCAAGGACGTCCTCGTCACGACCGACCAGCCGACCACGAGTGGATCGAAGATCCTCGAGGGCTACATGTCGCCGTACGACGCGACGGTCGTCGCACGGGCGCGCGCAGCCGGCCTCGTGCCGCTCGGCAAGACCAACATGGACGAGTTCGCGATGGGGTCTTCCACCGAGCACTCCGCGTACGGCCCCACCCGGAACCCGTGGGATCTCGACCGGATCCCCGGCGGTTCCGGCGGTGGTTCGGCCGCTGCCGTCGCGGCCTTCGAAGCGCCGCTCGCCCTCGGCTCGGATACCGGCGGATCGATCCGTCAGCCGGCGCACGTCACCGGCACCGTCGGCATCAAGCCGACCTACGGCGGAGTCAGCCGTTACGGCGCCATCGCCCTGGCCTCGAGTCTCGACCAGGTCGGCCCTGTGACCCGCACGGTCCTCGACTCCGGTCTGCTGCACGACATCATCGGTGGCCACGACCCGAAGGACTCCACCTCGCTCACCGACGCGTGGCCGTCGTTCGCGGATGCCGCTCGTGAGGGCGCACGCGGAGACGTGCTCAAGGGCCTGAAGGTCGGCGTCATCAAGGAGCTCCCCGATTCCGGCTTCCAGCCCGGGGTCGCGGCATCCTTCCGCGCATCGCTCGACCTGCTCGAAGCGAACGGTGCAGAGATCGTCGAGATCTCCACCCCGCACTTCGAGTACGGCGTCGCCGCGTACTACCTGATCCTGCCCGCCGAGGCATCCAGCAACCTGGCGAAGTTCGACTCGGTGCGCTTCGGCCTTCGGGTAACCCCTGATGGCAACCCGACCGTGGAGGACGTCATGTCCGCCACACGCGAGGCGGGCTTCGGCGACGAGGTCAAGCGCCGCATCATCCTGGGCACGTACGCGCTGTCCGCCGGATATTACGACGCCTACTACGGCAGTGCCCAGAAGGTGCGCACGCTGATCCAGCGCGATTTCGACAACGCATTCGCAGAAGTCGACGTCATCGCAACGCCGTCTGCACCCACCACGGCGTTCAAGATCGGCGAGAAGATCGACGACCCGTTGCAGATGTATCTGAACGATGTCACGACGATCCCGGCGAACCTCGCCGGCGTACCAGGCATCTCGATCCCGTCCGGTCTCGCCGAGGAGGACGGCATGCCCGTCGGCATCCAGTTCCTCGCGCCTGCGCATGAGGACGCCCGGCTGTATCGCGTCGGTGCCGCTCTGGAGACCGCGCTCGTCGACTCGTGGGGTGCTCCGTTGCTCACCCGCGCACCCCAGCTCGCAGGAGGGACCCGCTGA
- a CDS encoding acylphosphatase, whose protein sequence is MRSVRVITSGRVQGVGYRWFVREEASARGVDGWVRNRRDGTVEAELHGAGADVQAVLDSMAQGPSGARIDDVRVTDVPASASPGFEIRATA, encoded by the coding sequence ATGAGGTCGGTGCGGGTGATCACTAGCGGGCGCGTACAAGGCGTCGGGTACCGGTGGTTCGTGCGCGAGGAAGCGTCGGCACGCGGTGTCGATGGCTGGGTGCGCAACCGCCGGGATGGGACCGTGGAGGCCGAGTTGCACGGCGCAGGTGCCGACGTCCAAGCCGTCCTCGATTCGATGGCGCAGGGACCATCCGGCGCGCGGATAGATGACGTCAGGGTCACTGACGTGCCCGCATCCGCGTCGCCCGGATTCGAGATCCGCGCCACTGCCTGA
- a CDS encoding YciI family protein yields the protein MPQYAVLIYADDSAHTLDATEEDLAEPNGHGDELASSGAMTAAWAFTPRGLARSIRAQGVTDGPFIDAAQVVAGVYILEADNWDDALAIARTNPAIRGDGGVEVRLVHSGGVVE from the coding sequence ATGCCGCAGTACGCAGTGCTGATCTACGCCGACGACTCCGCGCATACCCTTGATGCGACCGAGGAGGATCTGGCAGAGCCGAATGGGCACGGCGACGAGCTTGCATCATCCGGCGCTATGACAGCCGCGTGGGCATTCACGCCTCGTGGCCTCGCTCGTTCGATTCGCGCGCAGGGTGTGACAGACGGCCCGTTCATCGATGCCGCGCAGGTGGTGGCCGGCGTGTACATCCTGGAGGCCGATAACTGGGACGACGCCCTGGCCATCGCCAGGACCAATCCCGCGATCCGCGGTGATGGCGGCGTAGAGGTTCGGCTCGTTCACAGCGGCGGGGTCGTCGAATGA
- the dinB gene encoding DNA polymerase IV, which translates to MGRGDGRGRTVSPDGADDAGTRILHVDMDAFYAAVEVMDDPSLRGLPLIIGAPDGRSVVSSASYEARRYGVRAAMPVGQAMRLCPSAKIVMPHFDRYQAVSRQVMTVFESITPLVEPLSVDEAFLDVQGVRRLWGSPGQIARLVRERVQAEVGISCSVGVAATKHVAKMASTISKPDGMLIVAAADTLDFLAPRSVRAMWGVGPKASDALEARGIRTIGDIRDSPQDMLDRAVGPALGARIAQLARGEDARAVETERVEKSVGHEETFDVDVTDREFLRAELLRLADRVAVRLRKAAWECATVAIKIRFDDFTTLSRSQTLAEPTSVGQRIGEAAQTLYESIDRRDPVRLVGVRAEKLRPAGGAAFALWDDDEHWRKVEGALDDARARFGSATITRARHVGRGDGRGAVRHPKDHGLD; encoded by the coding sequence ATGGGGCGCGGTGACGGACGAGGCAGGACCGTCTCTCCCGACGGCGCAGACGACGCCGGCACTCGCATCCTGCATGTCGATATGGACGCGTTCTACGCGGCCGTCGAGGTGATGGACGACCCCTCACTGCGCGGCCTGCCGCTGATCATCGGCGCCCCGGACGGGCGCTCGGTGGTTTCCAGTGCCTCGTACGAGGCGCGCAGGTACGGTGTACGCGCAGCCATGCCGGTCGGTCAGGCCATGCGGCTGTGTCCGAGCGCGAAGATCGTGATGCCGCATTTCGATCGTTATCAGGCGGTGTCTCGCCAGGTGATGACCGTTTTCGAATCGATCACCCCGCTCGTTGAGCCGCTGTCCGTCGATGAAGCTTTTCTCGATGTGCAGGGGGTCCGGCGACTGTGGGGGAGCCCTGGGCAGATCGCGCGGCTGGTGCGGGAGCGGGTGCAGGCGGAAGTCGGCATCTCATGCAGCGTCGGGGTCGCCGCGACCAAGCACGTCGCGAAGATGGCGTCAACCATCTCGAAACCGGACGGGATGCTGATCGTCGCGGCCGCAGACACGCTCGATTTCCTGGCGCCACGATCCGTGCGCGCGATGTGGGGCGTGGGACCGAAGGCGTCTGACGCGCTGGAAGCGCGTGGCATCCGCACCATCGGTGATATCCGTGATTCGCCGCAGGACATGCTCGATCGCGCTGTCGGGCCGGCATTGGGGGCGCGCATCGCCCAACTCGCGCGCGGTGAAGACGCGAGGGCCGTGGAGACGGAGCGCGTCGAGAAGAGCGTGGGGCACGAGGAGACGTTCGACGTCGACGTCACTGACCGGGAGTTCCTCCGTGCGGAACTGCTGCGACTAGCCGACCGCGTCGCCGTGCGGCTGAGGAAGGCGGCGTGGGAGTGCGCGACCGTCGCGATCAAGATCCGCTTCGATGACTTCACCACGCTGAGCCGTTCTCAGACGCTCGCCGAGCCGACGTCGGTCGGTCAGAGGATCGGCGAGGCGGCGCAGACGCTGTACGAGTCGATCGACCGCCGCGATCCGGTGCGGCTGGTGGGTGTGCGTGCCGAGAAGCTGCGACCGGCGGGCGGGGCGGCTTTCGCCCTCTGGGACGACGACGAGCACTGGCGCAAGGTCGAGGGTGCTCTCGACGATGCCCGTGCGAGATTCGGCAGTGCCACGATCACCCGTGCCCGCCATGTGGGTCGCGGCGACGGGCGCGGGGCCGTCAGGCATCCGAAGGACCACGGCCTCGATTGA
- the gatB gene encoding Asp-tRNA(Asn)/Glu-tRNA(Gln) amidotransferase subunit GatB, producing MAAAAKLMDFDKALELFEPVLGFEVHVELNTNTKMFSDAPNPANEKYHAAEPNTLIAPVDMGLPGAMPVVNETAIRSSISLGLALGCSIAESSRFARKNYFYPDLGKNYQISQYDEPIAYRGSVVVELDDGTLVTVPIERAHMEEDAGKLTHMGGATGRIQGAEYSLVDYNRAGVPLVEIVTDIIYGTEHRAPEVAKAYVSTIRDIVRSLGISEARLERGNLRCDANVSLRRRVAEGEEPAPLGTRTETKNVNSMRSVERAVRHEIQRQAQILADGGTIIQETRHWHEDTGTTSPGRPKSDADDYRYFPEPDLLPVQPTAELIEELRAELPEQPVARRRRLKAEWSFTDLEFQDVRNGNLIDEVEATIAAGATPAAARKWWTGEISRLANSQDKDASGLISPENVAALQKLIDEGTLTDKLARQVLEGVIAGEGTPQEVVDGRGLAVVSDDGALIAAIDDALAAQPDVMAKIKDGKVQAAGAVIGAVMKAMKGQADAARVRELILERAAQ from the coding sequence ATGGCTGCCGCAGCAAAGCTGATGGACTTCGACAAGGCCCTCGAACTGTTCGAGCCGGTGCTCGGATTCGAGGTGCATGTCGAGCTCAACACCAACACGAAGATGTTCTCGGACGCACCGAACCCGGCGAACGAGAAGTATCACGCCGCTGAGCCGAACACGCTCATCGCCCCGGTCGACATGGGGCTTCCCGGAGCCATGCCGGTCGTGAACGAGACGGCGATCCGCTCGTCGATCAGCCTCGGTCTGGCGTTGGGCTGCTCCATCGCGGAATCCAGCCGTTTCGCCCGGAAGAACTACTTCTACCCGGATCTCGGCAAGAACTACCAGATCTCGCAGTACGACGAGCCGATCGCGTACCGGGGATCCGTTGTCGTGGAGCTCGATGACGGCACACTCGTCACAGTGCCGATCGAGCGCGCGCACATGGAGGAGGACGCCGGAAAGCTCACCCACATGGGCGGGGCGACCGGCCGCATCCAGGGTGCGGAGTACTCGCTGGTCGATTACAACCGCGCCGGTGTTCCGCTGGTGGAGATCGTCACCGACATCATCTACGGCACTGAGCACCGCGCTCCGGAGGTCGCGAAGGCTTATGTCTCCACGATCCGCGACATCGTGCGCAGTCTCGGCATCTCGGAAGCGCGGCTGGAGCGCGGCAACCTGCGCTGCGACGCGAACGTCTCACTGCGTCGCCGGGTCGCCGAGGGCGAGGAGCCGGCACCGCTAGGCACGCGTACCGAGACGAAGAACGTCAACTCGATGCGCTCCGTCGAGCGCGCTGTGCGCCACGAGATCCAGCGTCAGGCGCAGATCCTCGCCGACGGCGGAACGATCATCCAGGAGACCCGCCACTGGCATGAGGACACCGGCACGACGTCACCGGGCCGGCCGAAGTCGGACGCCGACGACTACCGGTACTTCCCAGAGCCCGATCTGCTTCCTGTGCAGCCGACCGCAGAGCTGATCGAGGAACTGCGCGCCGAACTGCCGGAGCAGCCTGTCGCGCGCCGCCGCCGACTGAAGGCGGAGTGGAGCTTCACCGACCTGGAGTTCCAGGACGTGCGCAACGGCAACCTGATCGACGAGGTCGAGGCGACCATCGCCGCAGGTGCCACCCCCGCCGCCGCGCGCAAGTGGTGGACCGGTGAGATTTCCCGTCTCGCGAACTCCCAGGACAAGGATGCCTCCGGCCTCATCTCGCCGGAGAACGTCGCCGCCCTGCAGAAGCTCATCGACGAGGGGACTCTCACCGACAAGCTCGCTCGCCAGGTGCTCGAAGGAGTCATCGCGGGCGAGGGCACTCCGCAGGAGGTCGTCGACGGCCGCGGCCTGGCTGTCGTGTCGGATGACGGGGCACTCATCGCCGCGATCGATGATGCTCTCGCAGCTCAGCCCGATGTCATGGCGAAGATCAAGGACGGCAAGGTGCAGGCGGCCGGTGCGGTCATCGGCGCCGTCATGAAGGCGATGAAGGGCCAGGCGGACGCCGCCCGTGTGCGCGAGCTGATCCTGGAGCGCGCAGCGCAGTAG